One genomic segment of Gadus chalcogrammus isolate NIFS_2021 chromosome 3, NIFS_Gcha_1.0, whole genome shotgun sequence includes these proteins:
- the LOC130380177 gene encoding uncharacterized protein LOC130380177 isoform X1, which produces MKPGSVPTLIASATNRGQASTSTVYIQLPLSRDVACQTDHVGSLKTRTVGPQLSFRTLQTHIKSEGVEATVFCKDFGVGTSNADPLCLSSTPIRRPSKRPRVDLEEELEANPLEVSSLLEASNGPDSTYDPSDSITALLDSTLKSEDSSTATPNGKKYMVYESCIMELFNACPVCTRACEVTTQRLGTFLSVKQQCPHCTFGRRWNSQPILGSTPAGNLHLSAAVYLSGASFLKIQKVFKAMKLQLFRYETFRRHAKSFIEPAVIHQWKVLNDSNLQRLSQEETVILGGDMRADSPGHSAKYGSYTMMDLHTNTIVDIQLVQVGCQNGYCKGVIGCNFKV; this is translated from the exons ATGAAGcctggatcagtaccaactctcaTTGCCTCAGCTACAAACCGCGGACAA GCCAGCACATCGACTGTTTACATTCAGCTCCctctctcaagggatgttgcaTGCCAGACGGACCACGTGGGAAGTTTGAAAACGCGTACTGTAGGCCCACAGCTATCCTTTAGGACTTTGCAGACCCACATTAAAAGTGAAG GTGTCGAGGCAACTGTGTTCTGCAAGGATTTCGGTGTTGGCACATCGAATGCAGACCCTTTGTGCCTGTCATCGACACCAATAAGGAGACCATCCAAAAGACCTCGGGTAGACCTTGAGGAAGAGCTGGAGGCCAATCCATTGGAGGTCAGCTCTTTATTGGAAGCTTCTAATGGACCGGATTCCACTTATGATCCGTCTGACTCCATCACAGCATTGTTAGACTCTACACTAAAGTC AGAAGATTCATCCACTGCAACACCCAACGGCAAGAAATACATGGTGTACGAGAGCTGCATCATGGAGTTGTTTAATGCATGTCCAGTCTGCACGAGGGCATGTGAAGTTACAACCCAAAGGCTGGGGACATTCCTGTCTGTGAAGCAGCAGTGCCCCCATTGCACATTCGGAAGACGCTGGAATAGCCAGCCTATCCTTGGGAGCACGCCAGCTGGAAATCTGCACCTTTCTGCCGCTGTGTACCTGAGTGGTGCATCTTTCCTAAAAATCCAAAAG GTCTTCAAGGCAATGAAGCTACAGTTGTTTCGGTATGAAACATTTCGCCGCCATGCCAAAAGTTTCATTGAACCAGCAGTTATTCACCAGTGGAAAGTCCTAAATGATTCGAATCTGCAGCGGCTAAGTCAAGAGGAAACGGTGATACTTGGTGGTGACATGAGAGCTGACTCTCCAG GTCACTCTGCAAAGTATGGGAGTTACACAATGATGGATCTCCATACTAACACCATTGTGGACATTCAGTTGGTCCAGGTGggttgtcaaaatggatattgtaAAGgggttattggttgtaatttcaAAGTCTAA
- the LOC130380177 gene encoding uncharacterized protein LOC130380177 isoform X2 — translation MKPGSVPTLIASATNRGQASTSTVYIQLPLSRDVACQTDHVGSLKTRTVGPQLSFRTLQTHIKSEGVEATVFCKDFGVGTSNADPLCLSSTPIRRPSKRPRVDLEEELEANPLEVSSLLEASNGPDSTYDPSDSITALLDSTLKSEDSSTATPNGKKYMVYESCIMELFNACPVCTRACEVTTQRLGTFLSVKQQCPHCTFGRRWNSQPILGSTPAGNLHLSAAVYLSGASFLKIQKVFKAMKLQLFRYETFRRHAKSFIEPAVIHQWKVLNDSNLQRLSQEETVILGGDMRADSPGHSAKYGSYTMMDLHTNTIVDIQLVQLVVAPIWRRRD, via the exons ATGAAGcctggatcagtaccaactctcaTTGCCTCAGCTACAAACCGCGGACAA GCCAGCACATCGACTGTTTACATTCAGCTCCctctctcaagggatgttgcaTGCCAGACGGACCACGTGGGAAGTTTGAAAACGCGTACTGTAGGCCCACAGCTATCCTTTAGGACTTTGCAGACCCACATTAAAAGTGAAG GTGTCGAGGCAACTGTGTTCTGCAAGGATTTCGGTGTTGGCACATCGAATGCAGACCCTTTGTGCCTGTCATCGACACCAATAAGGAGACCATCCAAAAGACCTCGGGTAGACCTTGAGGAAGAGCTGGAGGCCAATCCATTGGAGGTCAGCTCTTTATTGGAAGCTTCTAATGGACCGGATTCCACTTATGATCCGTCTGACTCCATCACAGCATTGTTAGACTCTACACTAAAGTC AGAAGATTCATCCACTGCAACACCCAACGGCAAGAAATACATGGTGTACGAGAGCTGCATCATGGAGTTGTTTAATGCATGTCCAGTCTGCACGAGGGCATGTGAAGTTACAACCCAAAGGCTGGGGACATTCCTGTCTGTGAAGCAGCAGTGCCCCCATTGCACATTCGGAAGACGCTGGAATAGCCAGCCTATCCTTGGGAGCACGCCAGCTGGAAATCTGCACCTTTCTGCCGCTGTGTACCTGAGTGGTGCATCTTTCCTAAAAATCCAAAAG GTCTTCAAGGCAATGAAGCTACAGTTGTTTCGGTATGAAACATTTCGCCGCCATGCCAAAAGTTTCATTGAACCAGCAGTTATTCACCAGTGGAAAGTCCTAAATGATTCGAATCTGCAGCGGCTAAGTCAAGAGGAAACGGTGATACTTGGTGGTGACATGAGAGCTGACTCTCCAG GTCACTCTGCAAAGTATGGGAGTTACACAATGATGGATCTCCATACTAACACCATTGTGGACATTCAGTTGGTCCAG TTGGTGGTAGCACCCATATGGAGAAGGAGGGACTGA